The following DNA comes from Ardenticatenales bacterium.
CTTACGCGCGCGCGCCACCAACAGCTTGTCATCTTCGCTTAATTCGTCAATACCAAGAATGGCGATGATGTCCTGCAAGTCCTTGTACCGCTGCAATACCTGCTTTACTTCGCGCGCCGTGCGGTAATGCTCTTCGCCGACGATGTGCGGCTGCAAAGCACGGCTGGAGGAGGAAAGGGGGTCTACGGCAGGGAAGATACCTTTGGCGAACACCGTGCGCTCCAGCGTCAGGCTGGCGTCCAGGTGAGCAAACGTAGCCACGGGCGCGGGGTCGGAGTAGTCGTCGGCGGGCACGTATACGGCCTGCATGGAGGTGATGGAGCCTGCCTTTGTGGAGGTGATACGCTCCTGCAACTGGCCCATTTCCGCGGCCAGGGTCGGCTGGTAGCCGACCGCGCTGGGCATTCGGCCCAACAGAGCGGACATTTCCGAACCGGCCAGCACGAAGCGGAAGATGTTGTCAATGAAGAGAAGGACGTCGCGCCCTTCGTCGCGGAAATACTCGGCCATGGAAAGACCGGTGAGGGCCACGCGCAGGCGCACGCCCGGCGGCTCGTTCATCTGTCCGAACACCATCGCCACGGAGTTGTTCACCCCGTAGTCCTGCAACTCGTAGTAAAGGTCGGTTCCTTCGCGCGTGCGCTCGCCCACGCCCGCGAATACGGACACGCCTTCGTGCGCCGTGGCCACGGAGCGGATCAGCTCCGAAATGGTCACGGTCTTGCCGACACCCGCGCCGCCATAGATGCCTGTCTTTCCACCTTTGATCAGGGGAGCAATCAGGTCAATGACCTTCATGCCCGTCTCAAATGTTTCTACTTTGGTGGACTGCTCCTGGAAAGAGGGGGCGGGGCGGTGAATGGGGTAATAGGTGTCCGACTTCGGGGTGGGTTGGCCGTCAATGGCGTCGCCAATGACGTTAAAAACGCGCCCCAGCGTCACCGGGCCTACGGGCACTTTGATGGGCGCGCCGGTTGACTTGACTTCCGCGCCGCGCGCCAATCCGTCCGTGGCGTCCATTGCCACGGCGCGTACCACCCCCGCGCCCAGATGCTGCTGCACTTCCAGCACGAGGCGGCCTTCCGTGCGCACAACCTCCAGGGCTTCATAAATCTCCGGCAAGTGGCCTTCGGGGAACTGGACGTCCAGGACGACGCCACGAATTGCGGTTACTTTGCCTATCGCCATTTAATCCTCCATATGATCTGCCTGGGCGTTATCAGCTTCCAGGCGGACGTTCTGCCTGGGCGTTATCAGCTTCCGGGCGGACGTTCTGCCTGGGCGTTATCAGCTTCCGGGCGGACGTTCTGCCTGGAAGTTATCAGCTTCCGGGCAGACGTTATCCTTTCAGTGCTTCAGCGCCGCCGACGATGTCCAGGATTTCGCCCGTGATGCTTGCCTGGCGGGCCTTGTTTCTTTGTAGGGTGAGTTCATCAATCAGGACGCTGGCGTTGTCAGTGGCATTTTGCATGGCCATCATGCGGGCGCTGTGTTCGCTGGCCAGCGACTCCAGAACGGATTGATAAACTTGCAGGTCGGTGAAGCGAGGTACGATGACGTTTAAGAGCGCCGCCGGTTCCGGCTCATAGCTGTAAACACGGCTGGAGACATTGCTCAGGTCTACGCCCTTGACGTATTCGGCCACGGCCATGCCTTCGAAGTCGAGGGGCTTGAGTGGCAAAAGCTGCTTCACCGCGGGTACGCGGGTGACAATGTTGATGAAGTCGGTGTATGCGATAAAGACTTGATCGACTTTGCCGGCAAGATAGTCATCCACCACCACCTGCGCAATCGGACTCGTATCCAGGGTAGACGGCGGATCCGGCAGGTTATCGAAACTCGCCACCACGTTGTAGCCGCGGCGAATCATCAGGTCGCGCCCCTTGCGCCCCACCGTGATGACCTGGGCGGGCGTGTGCAGGGCTTGAATAAATCGCTCCGCGCGAGCCACGATGTTCGCATTGTAGGCCCCGGCCAACCCACGGTCCGACGTGATCAGGATGATGGCCGTGTTTTTGATTTCGCCGCGAGACGTGAGCAGAGGGTGTCCCGATTCGCCCACGCCGGGCTGCGCCGCCAGGTTGTTGAGAATCTCAAACGCCTTTGCCGCATAGACGCGGGTAGCCTGAACCTGTTTCTGCGCGCGCTGCATCTTGGATGTAGAAACGGCGGCGAGGGCACTCGTCACCTGCGCGATGTTTTTGATACTGGCTATGCGTTTCTTCAGTTCGCGTTCAGTAGCCAAGATTGACTCCTTTTGTGTTCCTGGTGGATTATTGACCTGCCCAGGTGGCGTTGAAGTCGGTCAGGGCCTGTTTCAGGGCGGCTTCGGTAGCGTCCGTCCACCGCTTGGTGTCCCGAATGGTTGCGCCCACTTCGGTGTGGGCGGTGTCCATATAGCGCGTGAATTCGCTGATCCAACGGCGCACTTCGTCTTTTTTCACGTGATCGAGGTAGCCGCGCGTGCCGGCATAAATCAACATCACCTGATGATCCAACGCATACGGCGCATACTGCGGCTGCTTCAACAACTCCATCAAACGCTCACCACGCGCCAACTGCCGCTGCGTCGCCGGGTCCAGGTCCGAACCGAACTGCGCGAACGCCGCCAACTCCCGGAACTGCGCCAGGTCCGCCTTCAAACCACCTGCCACCTTCTTCATCGCGTGCGTTTGCGCGCTGCTGCCCACGCGGGAGACGGACAAACCGGTGTTAATAGCCGGCCGCTGCCCCGCGTTGAACAGGTCCGTTTCCAGGAAAAGCTGCCCATCCGTGATCGAAATAACGTTCGTGGGAATGTAGGCGGACACGTCACCCAACAGCGTCTCAATAATCGGCAGCGCCGTCAAGGACCCGCCAGTTCCCGGCACCTTGCGCGCCTCATGTTGGTCCGCGTCCGGCATCGCCTCCATCGCCTTTTCCAGGTTATCCTTGGCCAGGTTGCCATAATAACGCCGGCCATCCACGCCCTGCGTTTCGCTCGTCACCTCGCTCCCTTTAGGAACGATCACGTACTCGTCACGCAGACGCACGGCGCGCTCCAACAAACGGCTGTGCAGCGAGAAAATGTCGCCCGGATACGCCTCGCGCCCAGGGGGGCGGCGCAAAATCAGAGACATCTCACGATACGCCCAGGCGTGCTTGGAAAGGTCATCATAAATGACCAGGGCGTCGCGCCCATTCTCCATGAACTCCTCGCCAATGGCGCAGCCCGCATACGGAGCGAAGTATTGCAGCGGCGCAGGATCGGAAGCGCCGGCAACGACCACGACGGTGTACTCCATCGCCCCGTAGCTGTCCAACGCCGCCACAACCTGCGCCAACTGCCCCACGCGCTGTCCAATCGCCACGTAGATGCAGATCATGTCCTTGCCCTTCTGGTTCACAATGGTGTCCAGGGCAATGGCCGTCTTACCCGTCTGGCGGTCGCCGATGATCAACTCGCGCTGACCGCGGCCAATGGGGAACATGGCGTCGATAGACATGATACCCGTCTGCACGGGGGTGTCCACTTCCTTGCGCTCAATGATGCCGGGAGCAATACGCTCAATAGGGCGGCGGTTGGCGGCATTGATGGGGCCTTTGCCGTCCAGGGGATTACCCAGTGAGTCCACCACCCGCCCGATCAGAGCATCCCCCACGGGAACGGAGGCGATCAGGCCCGTGGCCCGCACTTCGTCCCCCTCTTCAATTTCCGTGTAGTCGCCCATGATCACAATACCGACGTTGTCCGGCTCCAGATTGAGGGCAACGCCGCGCACGCCGTTACTAAACTCCACCAGTTCCGACGCCTTCACGTCAGCCAGACCTTCCGCCAGGGCGATACCATCCCCCACGGAGCGAACCGTCCCCACGCTGCGGGACGTTAATTGATACTCAAATCCTTCGATTTGCTCGAGAAGCGCATCCGTGATCTTCTGAAAATCGGGGGCAACGGTTGCCATACACTATCCTCCATTTAATTAGGTGCATTCCATCTTGAGAGGGAGGCAAAGCAATAATTAATTGTTGAGTGGTTGAATGGGTGAATGGTTACTTGCTCACGCATTCACGAACGATTATTGCCAGTTCCCTTCAAATTCAGTTTTCTCATTTCTCAGATTGTCAACCCGCCCACAGTTTCCGCATCCAGTCGGGCAACGAGGGCGATCAGCAGTCGGATCGACTGATCATAATCATCGCGGTAAATGATGGAGCCGTGGCTGTGGATGTGCCGCGAAGGAACACCCAAGACAACCGTGGGGACGCCGGTGCCGTGCATGTGAATGGCCGCGCCATCCGTTGCGCCACCGGGCATGAGGGAGTATTGCAAGGGTATCCCCAGGCTGGCGGCGGTGTCAATGACGAGATCGCGCAGCTTGATGTTGGGAATCATGCGCGCGTCGTAGACCATCAGGCTGGGGCCGCCGCCCAGTTTGACATCGCTTTCTTCCGGTTTGATGCCGGGCACGTCGCCGGCAATGTCGGATTCGAGGATGATGGCCACGTCGGGGTCAATGGCGCGCACGCTGGTGGTGGCTCCACGTACGCCCACCTCTTCCATGACGGTGGCTACGCCGTAGAGGTGGTTGGTGTCGTTGCCCTGTTCCGCGTAGTGGCGCAGGGTTTCCACGACGAGGGCGCAGCCAATGCGGTTGTCGAACGCTTTGGCCAGGTAGGATTTGCCGTTGGACAAGATCTGGAACTGGCTCTGGGGAACAATGGGGTCGCCTACGCGAATGCCGGCATTCTCCACATCCTCTTTCCCCGTCGCCCCCACATCAATATACATCTCATCCTTCGTCACAATCTTCTTGCGATCATCCGCCGTCAGCAAATGCGGCGGCCTGGCCCCAATCACCCCCGTCACATTCCCCTTGTGCGTCTTGATCACCACGCGATGACCCAACAAAACCTGGTCCCACCACCCACCAAGTGGCAAAAACTTGATGAAGCCTTCCTTCGTCACATGGCGCACAATAAAGCCAATCTCATCCATGTGCCCCGCCAACAACACTTTGGGGCCGCTCCCCGGCTGCTCGCAAATCAGGCTGCCCAAATGATCCCGCGATACCTGCCCCAACGGCTCCAGATATTGACGCAACAACGCCCTCACTTCCGTCTCATAACCGGGCACGCCATGCGCTTCGGTTATGGCCTGTAAAAATTGCTCCGTCGCATCCACAGTTTCTGATGATCCTTCTTGACATAGGAGAGGCAGCGATTTGCCCCGCCATTTGCACCCACGGCACACGACTGGCGACAGCCCGGTCACGACACGGCAAACGCGCCGCCACCAACCTGTCGCCCCCTGACAACTTCCGCCAGACGATGATTGTCAGGGGACAATCACTCCTGTGCGTACAAATGGAATTCGGTAAAAGTAGCAGGATTTGACCAGGAGGCGCATCCGTACGCGGCCATCCACCGCGCCGGGAGGATTTTCACATGCAAGAGTAACCCACCAGCACGCCCCTGGTAGCAGGGGAAGTTTACCGTAGCCCCGGCAGTTTGTCCACAATTCGCAAACCCTCCGCGCGGCGTCATGCTGGCTTCGCCCTATTTTCGCGGGCACACATCCGCTATAATGGCCTGGTGACAAAACAAACAGGGAATCGTGGGGCGCGGCTGCTTCGCTGGGAACTGCCGGCAATTTTGCTCGCATTTAGCCTTCTGGTGGGGTTGACCAGTTGGGCCGTTCCCCCCTTCGAGGGACCCGATGGCCCCGAACATTTCGCCTATGTTCTCTGGCTCGCTGCCGGCAAAAGCTTTCCGCCACAAGGAGCAGCCGCCTGGGACACCCCCCTGCGCCAGGAAGCCAGCCAGCCCCCCCTCTATTACGCCCTGGCCGCCCTCACCCTGCGTCTGGCAGGCGCGGGGCAATTCGACCGCCCCATCCAACGCAATCCCCACTTCCCCTCCGACGCCCCCGGCTACCTGCCCGACAACAAAAACGTCGTCATTCACGATCCCCAACGCCCCGCCTGGGAAGATGGCTGGGGACCCGTGTATCTGGCGCGGCTCGTCTCCTGGGTCTCCGGCCTGATCCTGCTGGCAGCCGTCTACGGCCTGGCGCGGGAAACCGCTCCAGAGACCCCCCTCGTGCCCCACCTCGCCACCCTCGCCGTCGCCCTCAACCCGCAGATCATCTTCCAAAGCAGCGTCGTCTCCAACGACATCGCCGCCGCCGCCGCCAGCGCCGTCACCCTCTGGCTGTGGGCGCGCCTGCTGCGCCGCGGCGCCACGGCCGGGCGCGGGCTGGCCCTGGGTGCGGCCTTTGGCCTGGCGGCACTGGCCAAAACGAACGCGCTGGCGCTGGCCCCGCCCCTGGCGCTGGGGTGGTTCTGGCTATTATGGCGCAAGCCCCACGCGCGCAAACGCACGCTCTCCGCCGGCTTGCTGGCGGCGGCGGCAGCCCTCATCGTCGGCGGCTGGTGGTATGTGCGTTCCTGGTGGGTGCTGGGCAGCCCGTTGGGGTTGAACACCCACTGCTACGCAATCTGGGCCTACTGTGGCGACCCCACCCGCCGCCCGGACGCGCTGGCGCAGTGGCGCGAGGTGTACTACTCCTTCTGGGCCGCGTTTGGGTGGGGCAACATCAAGCCGCCGGGATGGGTGTATGGGGTGTTGAGTGTGTGTTTGCTGCCGGCATTTTACGGATGGACGCGCCTGATCAAACAGTGGCCGCGCCGCCGCCAATGGCAACCAACCAGCCTCCTCCTCCTCCTGCTCGCCCTCGTCTTCCTCCTCCAAATCGGCGCACTAGAACTGTGGATGCGGCAAGTCACCGCGCCGCACGGGCGGCTGCTATTCCCCGCCGTGGGCGCGGTCGCCATCTGGCTGGCCTTCGGCTGGCGCGCCGCCGGGCGATTTGCCCCGCTGCCACTGCTGCTAGCCCTCGTCGCCCTCGCCGCCGGCTCCTGGTGGGGGCTGATTCGCCCCGCCTACGCGCCGCCCACACACCTCTCCCCCGCCGCCGCGGCCGCGCTGGCACAGCCGCTCGGCTGGCGCTTTGATGACCTGGCCGTTCTCACGGGCGCGCAGCCGCTGGCGGACAGCACCGCCGCCGGCGAGACCCTGCCGCTGCGTCTCTGCTGGCACACGCTGGCCCAATCCATCCGGGATAAGAGCGTGTTTGTGCAGCTCGTCGGGCCGCAAAACGAAGTCGTCGCCAGCCGCCGCACCTATCCCGGATTAGGCGGCTACCCCACCAGCCGCTGGGACGTGGGCGTTGATTTTTGTGACGTGGTGCGCGTGGAGATTCCGGCGGACCTGCCCCGCTCCTTGCTCTACCAGGTGGAGGTGGGGTTGATCGATAATGTTTCCGGAGAGCGACTGGCGGTGTTTTCGCCGGCGGGCGAACCGCGCGCGGACCAGTTCGCTACGAGGGTTTTGCTGCGTGCCAGGGAGGTAGGGGAGGAGATGAATGCCGGCACTTCTCCCCTCCAGCTCCAGTCCGCCACCTTCGACACCCACTGGCAGCCGGGCAGCCACCCCACCGTCACCCTCACTTGGGCGCTGGCGCAACCCGTCAGCCTGGACTACACCATCTACGTTCATCTGCGCCCCGCGGCTGGCGACGCCAACGTCGCCCAGGCGGACGCGCCCCCCGTGGATGGCTGGTATCCGACTTCCTATTGGCTCGTCGGCGAACCGGTACGCGACACACATACCTTCGCGCTGCCGGCAAACATCCCCCCCGGACCATACCAACTGTTCGCCGGCTGGTACGATCCCGTCAGCGGCAGCCGCCTGGGGACAGAATTCTTTCTCGGTGACATAACCGTACAGGGACCCCCATGAAACAATTGGACAGCTATCCCAGTTGCAATTGACCTGATGCCGCTTACAATTACGCCGTTAGGAGCGGAAACAACCGAGACAGCGAGGCTGTTTCCTGACCGCTCCACCAGGCTGACGAGGCCATTCCCTTGTTCATTCCATCGTCAGCCCTTGTTGGGGAAACCACGTCACGGCTTTCACCCTCGTAAAACTGTATGAAACGTCTCCCGCTCCTGTTCTTAACCCTTGCCTGCCTGGCCGCCTTTGCCTGGCGCGTCCACCATCTCGACGCCCAGTCCATGTGGAGCGACGAAGGGTTAAGTCTCTATCGGGCGCGGCAAGACGTGCCCACCATCCTCGCCAACCGCATTACCATCGACGACATTGACACCCATGACACCAATCCCCCCCTCTATTTTCTCTTGCTGCACGCCTGGCGCGCCCTTGCCGGCGAATCCGTCTTCGCCCTGCGCTACTTCGGCGTGGCATTGGGCCTGCTGGCCGTGCCCCTGCTCTACGAGTTGGGCCGCCGCGCCTTCAACCGGCGCACCGGGCTGCTGGCCGCCGGCCTGCTCGCCATATCTCCCTTCCACATCTGGCAGTTGCAGGAACTGCGCAACTATCCCCTCCTGCTAACGCTGAACATCCTTTCCGTCTACGCCCTGCTGCGCGCCCTCACCGTCTCCCGGAATCGCGGGAAATGGCTGGCGCTGTGGGCGGGAGCCAGTCTGCTGGGCATTTACACCCACTATTTCGCCTTCTTCGTCTTCGCTTTTGGCCTGCTGGCGCTGCTGCTCTGGGCGGGACAGCGGCGCTGGTCCCCGCCCGCCTGGGTCTGGATAGGCGGGGCGCTGTTGGGCGCTGCCCTGCTGCCCGTCATTGCCGTCGCCCTGGGGCGATTGCGCGCGGGGCAACAGTCCGGCTTCGTCTACGTGCCGCCGCAAGACATCCTCTCGCACGCGGCCAGCGTCTACAGCGTCGGATTTGCGCCCACGGTGGTGCAACCACTGTGGCGCGTGGCTCCCGTGCTGCTTCTGGTCGTCCTGGGCGCGGCGGGGCTGCTCATTGCCCGTCGCCGCGCCGCCACCCTCTTCATCCTGGCCTACCTGTTCGTCCCCCTGGGGCTGCTGCTGCTGCTCTCCCTGATCACACCACTGTACAATGGGCAGCGGCATCTTTTCATGGGATTGCCGCCGTATTTGCTGCTGGCGGCAGCAGGGGTAGACTCGCTGGCCCGGCGCTGGCGGTGGGCAGCGGTGGCGCTGGCCCTGTTTGTGCTGGGCAGCCAGATAAGCTGGACGCACACGCAGTTCACGGCAGCGAACCTGGTTAAAGACGACGTGCGCGGCGTCGCCGACTATCTCAACCGGGTGGCCGGTCCCGATGATGTGGTGGTGCTGCACGACGCTATTCTAAAACTCACCTTCGATTATTATTACCACGGCGCGGCGGCGGCGCTGGCCCTGCCCCGCTACGCGCAAATGTCCGTCGCCGACGGGGAAGCCGCCATGCAAACGGCGGGCGCGGCGGCACGGCGCGTTTGGTTCCTGGCGGAGCCATTGCCGCGTGATGGCTTTCCCCCCTTTGCCCTCACCGATTGGGTGAACGCGCATTGGGCGTTCGTCACAAGCTGCCGCTTTCCGGCCATCTGGTTGGGGCTGAACCTCGCCGCCTATCTACCACAGCCCGCCGCCATTGTGCCGGCAACAGCCACAACCACGGACGTTCCGGTAGCGGCCTGGGTCAATGGCCTGCAACTGGTGCGGCAGCAAGCGGAAAGCGCGGGGCGCGCCGGCGACGTGTGGTGGAGCCGCCTGGACTGGCGCGGGCTTGCGCCAGAGGGCGCGCCGTTGACGCTCTCGCTGCGCCTCATGGACGACGCGGGCAACACATGGGCGCAGGTGGACCGCCCCCTACCGCGAGAGTTGCCCACGCAGCCCGATGAGGTCGTGCGCCGCGAATTCGGGCTGCCCCTGCCGGAAGGGTTGCCGCCCGGCCATTATCAGGTATGGTTGCGGCTGGTAGCGCAGCCGGACAATACCCCGGTGTACACCGACGCAGGGCCGGTGGATGTGTTGCTGCAGCCGGATTTTGTGGTAACGGCGTCCGCATTCCGTCAGTCGCAAACGTGCCTGCCGGCATTTACCGCCCGCGCGGCGGATATGGGGGGCGGCATATCGTTGTTGGGCTATCGTCTGCCGCAGGGCCAGTACCGTCCGGGGCATGAGTTTCCGCTGCAACTGTTCTGGCAAGCGAGCCGTGTGCCACGGCAGGATTATCAACTGCGGATCCAACTGCTGGCGGCGGATGGGCGCATCGTTGGCGAAACGCTGACCACCCCGAGCCGCCCCGAGTTTCCGCCGACGCAGTGGCAGCCGGGGCAGGTCGTGCAGGGGCAGGCGAACATGCTCATCCCCGCCGCCGCGCCTGACGGGCTGAATCTTGTGCGCATCGCTCTGGTTGACCCGCAAACCGGGCGGCAACTGTCCGTGCGCCCGCAAGGGGCGCTGTGGGGGCAAACAGGGCTGCCGTTGGACGAGGTGCAGGTGGTGGCGTGGCCGTATGTGGCGGAGATGCCGCCTATTTCCACGCCGGCACGGGTCGATTTTGGCGCGCCGCCGCAAATCGCATTGCATGGGTATGATCTAGAGCGGACGGCGGCGCAGCCTGGAGACACGGTGAATCTGACACTGTATTGGCGTTCGCTGGCGGACCTGGCGCAGAGTTATGTGGTGTTGGTGCATTTGTCCAGCGCGGAGGAGGTGATTGTGGGGCAAGGGGATGGTCCGCCGGATCGGGGGGTGCGGCCAACGACGAGTTGGCGCGAGGGGGAGGTGATTGTGGATACGCATTCGCTGACGGTGGCCGCGGATACGGCGCCGGGCACGTACAGGCTGTGGGTGGGGTTGTATGATCGGGAGACGGGGGAGAGAATGCCGGCATTCTCCGCCACCCACCCCGCATCCGACAACCGCATCTGGCTCACCGACCTGCAAATCACCGAGGCCGCCCCATGAACCATCACCGTCGGGTTCTTGCCGGCATCCTCGCCGCCTACCTCCTCCTCACCCTCGCCTGGGGCATCCGCAACCCCCTCTTCGAAGCCCCCGACGAACAACACCACTACTTCACCGCCCAGGCCATCGCCGACACCTGGCGGCTGCCCACCGTCCTCCCCGGCGACGACTACAACCGCCTCATGGGGCAAGAAGCCGCCCAGCCCCCTCTCTACTACATCCTCGGCGCCCTGCTGATCGCCCCCATCGACACCACCGGCGCGGAAAGCCAGTTGTGGTTCAACCCCTTTGTGCGCCTCGGCGACGCCAGTTCCCCCGCCAACATCAACGCCTTCGTCCACACACCCGCGGAAGCGTGGCCGTGGCACGGCATGACCCTGGCGGCCCACCTGCTGCGCGCTTTCTCCACCCTTTTGGGGTTGGGCACGCTCCTTTGCATCTACGGCAGCGGACGACTCCTGTGGCCCGCGCACCCGGAACGCGCTCTGCTCGCCACCGCCCTCGTCGCCTTCCTGCCTCAGTTTGAATTCCACCACGGCGCCGTCACCAACGACACACTCATTATTTTCACTGCCAGCGCCGCCATCTACCAACTTTTGCGCCTTTGGCTGGACAAAATCACCACGCCGCGGCTGGTCTTGCTGGGCCTGACCGTGGGCGCGGCCATGCTGAGCAAAAACGCCGGATTGCTGCTGCTGGCCTATGCCGCCGGCTTCCTTTTCCTGCTGATCTGGCGCGGCCAAAAGCCCCACGTGGTCCTGCGCGCCATCCTGATTACGGCAGGCGTGGCCCTGCTGGCGGGCGGGTGGCTCTACTGGCGCAACTGGCAACTTTACGGCGACATCACCGCCACCAATCAGTTCATCCGCATTGCCGGCGGCGACCAGGGCTATGCCGTGCGCGAGGTGCTGCGCGAAACCGCGAAGATCGGGGATTCGCTGATCGCCGTTTTTGGTTGGTTTAACGTACGCGCCCCTCAATGGGTATATGGCGTATGGCAGGGCATTGCGCTGCTGGCGGTCGTGGGCGGCCTGTTCGCCGCTGCTCGCCGCCCGGAAGCGGGAACAAACGTGGACCGCCGCGCCCGCTTTCGCCTGTATGGGCTGTTGTGCTTGTGGCCGCTGCTGGTCTACCTGGGGCTGTTCCAGTTCATGCTGAAAACGCCTGCCGCGCAGGGACGGCTGCTCTTCCCCGCCCTGCTGCCCCTGGCGCTGATGCTGGGGGCGGCATGGAGCCATCTGCCATACAGCAGATGGTGGCGCTGGCTGCTCCCCGCGGCGGCGGCGGCGACCTCGCTCACGTGCGTGGCTTTCGTCATTCCGCGCGCCTACGCCCCCATGCCCGTGGCCGACGCGGCGGAAATCGCCGCCGCGCCGCTGGACGCCGATCTAGGCGCGCACATCACCCTGGTGGCGGCCCAGGTAGACACCCCGGCGGCGCACGCCGGGGAGTGGGTATGGCTCACCCTGTTCTGGCGCGCGGAGGCGGCGATCACCGCCAGCCGGGAGGACACCCCTCAGTACGTCATTCTCCTGGTTGGGCGCGATTATGAGGTGGTAGGCAAACTGCAAAGTTACCAGGGCGCGGGGCGCGAGCCGGCGTCGCTCTGGCCCGTGGGGCAGGTTTTGCGTGAGCGCGTGCCCGTGCGTCTGGCGGATGACACGGCCACGCCGGCGCGGGTAGACGTGAAGGTGAGTCTGGTGGACCAGGAACCGCTGGTGACAATGGGGGCGCTGAAGGTGACGCCGCGCCAGTGGCCGCCGCCGGCGCCGCCGCTGGCGCAATTGGGCGATGGCATTGAGCTAATCGCGGCGGAGATGGAACCACAAACGGTCCCGGTCGGCGGCGTGGTGACCGTGAGCGTGACGTGGCAGGCCGCGGCGGATGTGCCGCGAGACTTTACGACGTTTGTGCATGTGGGGGATCCGTCACGGCCACCGCTGGCTCAGGGGGACGCGCCGCCGCGCGACTACCCGACGCATTTCTGGCAGGCGGGCGAACGCATCCCCGACCGGTACAC
Coding sequences within:
- the atpD gene encoding F0F1 ATP synthase subunit beta, encoding MAIGKVTAIRGVVLDVQFPEGHLPEIYEALEVVRTEGRLVLEVQQHLGAGVVRAVAMDATDGLARGAEVKSTGAPIKVPVGPVTLGRVFNVIGDAIDGQPTPKSDTYYPIHRPAPSFQEQSTKVETFETGMKVIDLIAPLIKGGKTGIYGGAGVGKTVTISELIRSVATAHEGVSVFAGVGERTREGTDLYYELQDYGVNNSVAMVFGQMNEPPGVRLRVALTGLSMAEYFRDEGRDVLLFIDNIFRFVLAGSEMSALLGRMPSAVGYQPTLAAEMGQLQERITSTKAGSITSMQAVYVPADDYSDPAPVATFAHLDASLTLERTVFAKGIFPAVDPLSSSSRALQPHIVGEEHYRTAREVKQVLQRYKDLQDIIAILGIDELSEDDKLLVARARKIERFLGQPMFVAEKFHGLDGQYVTIPETVRGFREILDGKHDALPEQAFYMVGTIDHAVAKAEQMRAQA
- the atpG gene encoding ATP synthase F1 subunit gamma — translated: MATERELKKRIASIKNIAQVTSALAAVSTSKMQRAQKQVQATRVYAAKAFEILNNLAAQPGVGESGHPLLTSRGEIKNTAIILITSDRGLAGAYNANIVARAERFIQALHTPAQVITVGRKGRDLMIRRGYNVVASFDNLPDPPSTLDTSPIAQVVVDDYLAGKVDQVFIAYTDFINIVTRVPAVKQLLPLKPLDFEGMAVAEYVKGVDLSNVSSRVYSYEPEPAALLNVIVPRFTDLQVYQSVLESLASEHSARMMAMQNATDNASVLIDELTLQRNKARQASITGEILDIVGGAEALKG
- a CDS encoding F0F1 ATP synthase subunit alpha, with product MATVAPDFQKITDALLEQIEGFEYQLTSRSVGTVRSVGDGIALAEGLADVKASELVEFSNGVRGVALNLEPDNVGIVIMGDYTEIEEGDEVRATGLIASVPVGDALIGRVVDSLGNPLDGKGPINAANRRPIERIAPGIIERKEVDTPVQTGIMSIDAMFPIGRGQRELIIGDRQTGKTAIALDTIVNQKGKDMICIYVAIGQRVGQLAQVVAALDSYGAMEYTVVVVAGASDPAPLQYFAPYAGCAIGEEFMENGRDALVIYDDLSKHAWAYREMSLILRRPPGREAYPGDIFSLHSRLLERAVRLRDEYVIVPKGSEVTSETQGVDGRRYYGNLAKDNLEKAMEAMPDADQHEARKVPGTGGSLTALPIIETLLGDVSAYIPTNVISITDGQLFLETDLFNAGQRPAINTGLSVSRVGSSAQTHAMKKVAGGLKADLAQFRELAAFAQFGSDLDPATQRQLARGERLMELLKQPQYAPYALDHQVMLIYAGTRGYLDHVKKDEVRRWISEFTRYMDTAHTEVGATIRDTKRWTDATEAALKQALTDFNATWAGQ
- a CDS encoding M42 family metallopeptidase yields the protein MDATEQFLQAITEAHGVPGYETEVRALLRQYLEPLGQVSRDHLGSLICEQPGSGPKVLLAGHMDEIGFIVRHVTKEGFIKFLPLGGWWDQVLLGHRVVIKTHKGNVTGVIGARPPHLLTADDRKKIVTKDEMYIDVGATGKEDVENAGIRVGDPIVPQSQFQILSNGKSYLAKAFDNRIGCALVVETLRHYAEQGNDTNHLYGVATVMEEVGVRGATTSVRAIDPDVAIILESDIAGDVPGIKPEESDVKLGGGPSLMVYDARMIPNIKLRDLVIDTAASLGIPLQYSLMPGGATDGAAIHMHGTGVPTVVLGVPSRHIHSHGSIIYRDDYDQSIRLLIALVARLDAETVGGLTI
- a CDS encoding glycosyltransferase family 39 protein translates to MKRLPLLFLTLACLAAFAWRVHHLDAQSMWSDEGLSLYRARQDVPTILANRITIDDIDTHDTNPPLYFLLLHAWRALAGESVFALRYFGVALGLLAVPLLYELGRRAFNRRTGLLAAGLLAISPFHIWQLQELRNYPLLLTLNILSVYALLRALTVSRNRGKWLALWAGASLLGIYTHYFAFFVFAFGLLALLLWAGQRRWSPPAWVWIGGALLGAALLPVIAVALGRLRAGQQSGFVYVPPQDILSHAASVYSVGFAPTVVQPLWRVAPVLLLVVLGAAGLLIARRRAATLFILAYLFVPLGLLLLLSLITPLYNGQRHLFMGLPPYLLLAAAGVDSLARRWRWAAVALALFVLGSQISWTHTQFTAANLVKDDVRGVADYLNRVAGPDDVVVLHDAILKLTFDYYYHGAAAALALPRYAQMSVADGEAAMQTAGAAARRVWFLAEPLPRDGFPPFALTDWVNAHWAFVTSCRFPAIWLGLNLAAYLPQPAAIVPATATTTDVPVAAWVNGLQLVRQQAESAGRAGDVWWSRLDWRGLAPEGAPLTLSLRLMDDAGNTWAQVDRPLPRELPTQPDEVVRREFGLPLPEGLPPGHYQVWLRLVAQPDNTPVYTDAGPVDVLLQPDFVVTASAFRQSQTCLPAFTARAADMGGGISLLGYRLPQGQYRPGHEFPLQLFWQASRVPRQDYQLRIQLLAADGRIVGETLTTPSRPEFPPTQWQPGQVVQGQANMLIPAAAPDGLNLVRIALVDPQTGRQLSVRPQGALWGQTGLPLDEVQVVAWPYVAEMPPISTPARVDFGAPPQIALHGYDLERTAAQPGDTVNLTLYWRSLADLAQSYVVLVHLSSAEEVIVGQGDGPPDRGVRPTTSWREGEVIVDTHSLTVAADTAPGTYRLWVGLYDRETGERMPAFSATHPASDNRIWLTDLQITEAAP